The Acidobacteriota bacterium sequence TTTGGTGTAGCCGAGCCGAAATCCGTAGGGATGTACCTTCTGACCCATAGTTATCCTTTCGCCGTTGCTTTCTTCGAGGCGGTCTTCTTTTTTGCGGCTTTGCCGGGCGTGCGCTTCTTGGTAGTCGCGCTCTTCTCACCTACTACGGTCGCAGCACCGGCACTTTCTGCGCGAAGCCGTTCCGCAAGAGCGATTTCAATGTGTGCCATGCGGCGCTGGTAGCGATATGCCCTTCCCATCGGAGCCGGACGGATACGTTTCATGCGAGGACCATCGTTGGCGATCGCCCGCTTCACATAGAGCTGATCGACATCGACATCCAGACCCTTCTCCTGCCCAAGATAGTTCGCGTTCTCGACCGCGGAGCGCAGCAGCTTCTCGATCGAGGGAGCGATTCCCTTTTTGGTAAAAGCAAGCGTATTCATCGCATCTTCCACGCGACGGCCTTTAATCAGATCCAAAACCAAGCGTACCTTCTGCGGCGAGACACGCTGAAAGCGGGCTTCTGCTCGAAATTCCTGTTCAGCAAAATTCATATTCGTCTCTCCGTTATTTCGCCGGTGCTGGCGCTGGAGCCGGCTTGGCTGCAGTCTCCGTTGCCGCTGCCTTTACCGAGTGACCTTTGAAGTTGCGCGTCTGGCTGAATTCACCCAACTTGTGTCCGACCATGTTCTCGGAGATGTACACGGGAATAAACTTGCGGCCGTTGTGCACTGCGATCGTGTGTCCAACCATGTCGGGATGGATCGTCGAGCGGCGCGACCAAGTGCGTACAACCTTCTTGTCGTTGGCCCGGTTCATCGTTTCGATCTTGACCATCAGGTGCTCGTCAATAAACGGCCC is a genomic window containing:
- a CDS encoding 50S ribosomal protein L22; this encodes MNFAEQEFRAEARFQRVSPQKVRLVLDLIKGRRVEDAMNTLAFTKKGIAPSIEKLLRSAVENANYLGQEKGLDVDVDQLYVKRAIANDGPRMKRIRPAPMGRAYRYQRRMAHIEIALAERLRAESAGAATVVGEKSATTKKRTPGKAAKKKTASKKATAKG
- a CDS encoding 30S ribosomal protein S19; translation: MARSTKKGPFIDEHLMVKIETMNRANDKKVVRTWSRRSTIHPDMVGHTIAVHNGRKFIPVYISENMVGHKLGEFSQTRNFKGHSVKAAATETAAKPAPAPAPAK